From the genome of Streptomyces sp. NBC_01304:
ACAGGGCCACGGGGTCTGGCCGATCCTCGCCTCCGACTGGGACGCCAACTGGTACCTGGGCATCGCCGACAGCGGCTACACCCATGAGCTGGGCACCGAGTACGACACCAACAACCTGGCCTTCTTCCCGCTCTACCCCGTCCTGGTCAAGGCCGTGGCGGCCTTCACCCCGGGGTCGCGGGCGAGCGTCGGCGTCGTCATCGCCGTCGTCTGCTCGCTGGTCGCCGCCTGGGGGATCTTCGCGGTCGGCGACCGGCTGTACGGGCGCCGCGTGGGCGTCGTCCTCGCCGTGCTCTGGGGAGCGCTGCCGGTCGGGCTCGTGCAGTGGATGGGCTACACCGAGTCCCTGTTCACCGCGGTCGCCGCCTGGTCCCTGTACGCGGTCCTCACCGGCCGCTGGCTGTGGGCGGGTTCGCTGGCCGCGGCCTCCGGGCTGACCCGGCCGACCGGGATCGCGCTGGCCGCCGCGGTCGTGCTGGCCGCGCTGCTCTCGCTGCGCTCCGGCTTCTCATGGCGGGCGCTCGCGGGGGCGCTGCTCGCTCCGCTCGGGTGGCTGCTCTACATCGGGTGGGTGGGGCTGCGGCTGGGCCGCTGGGACGGGTACTTCGAGGTCCAGAAGCTGTGGCACAACCAGATCGACGGCGGAGTGGTGACGCTGCGCATGATGCGCAGCATCTTCTTCTACGACTCCACCCCGGAGCTGTTCCTCGCGATGGTGTCCCTGACCCTGATCGGGTCGGCCCTGCTGTTCGTGTGGTGCGTGCGGGCGCGGCAGCCGCTGCCGTTGCTGGTGTTCACAGGGCTGTTGCTGGTGATCGTGCTGGGCAGTGGCGGGGTGTACTTCCCGCGGGCCCGGTTCCTGCTGCCGGGCTTCCCGCTGCTGCTGCCGGTGGCGGTGCTCATCGCGCGGGCGACTCGCCGCCGGGCGCTGGCCGCGTTGGGCGGGGCTGTGCTGGTCTCGGCGTACTGCAGCGCGTACATGGTGCTGGTTTGGCCCAGCGCGCCTTGATTTTCTCCGGTGTCCTCAAACGCCGGACGGGCTGATTCATCGGCCATGAATCAGCCCGTCCGGCGTTTGAGGACAAGGTGGGGTCCGGGGGCGCAGCCCCCAGCCTCCGGAGGATTTCGGGAAGGGGCGGGGTGGGGAAAGAAACTCAGCCGACCACCAACAGCACGGCCAACAGAACCGCCCCAGCAACACACGGCGCAATGACCTCATAGGTCCACCGCACCACCACAGACCCCTGCGCCTCGGGCCGCTTCTCGTTCATCTCCTGCAACTCCCGCAGATCCGCCAGCGCCTGATCCGAAGGCGCCCGCACGGGCCCCTCCGGCGCGGCGGCCGGCACCCGCAGGTGCGGATCCGAGACCTCCCGCCGCGACGGCCGCCCCGTCCCACGCGCCGCCTTCTTGCGGGCGCGCAGCGACACCGGAATGGCCCACATCTGGTACTTCTGCCCCTCGGCCACGACCTCGCTGGAGTAGGCGGCGGTCAGCGACTCCACGGTCGCCCACGGCATCGTGATGGTCCGGAAGGGGTTGCGGACGCGCAGCCGGGTCTCATTCGCGTACACGGCTGGCCGCAGCGTGAACGCCACCACCAGCGGCACCGCGAGCAGCAGCCCCGCGAGCGCCAGCCACGGTGTGCGGCCCTCGCCCCGGATCACCGCGTCGCCGCCGAGCCACAGCGCGAGGGCGAGGAGGAGCACGCCTCCGGTCATGGCGGCACCCGACCGGAAGGCATGGTCGGCGTAGGCCTGCTCGGAGGCCGCGGCCTTGGCGCCGGACGCCTTGGGGTCCTGTGGGTCCCCGCTCGGGTCCTCCGCGCTGCCGGAGGGCTGGGAGTCGCTGCTCGTCATAACGCCGATTCTGCCTGACGCGCACAAGCGGTCGAACCCGAGAGCCCGTCTGAGGAGGTTCCGGCCCGATAACGCACCCTTGCCCAGCCGCTACGCGCGTAGATATGCTCCCCTCGTGACCATGCCCTCCACAGCACACGCTGCATACGACGACGTAACGGCGTCCGACAGCTCGCTGCGCCGCTTCCTGCACGGCCTGCCCGGCGTCGACGCGGTCGGACTCGAAGCGCGTGCCGCCTCGCTCGGCACCCGTTCGATCAAGACCACGGCCAAGGCGTACGCCATCGACCTGGCCATCTCGATGATCGACCTGACGACGCTGGAAGGCGCGGACACCCCGGGCAAGGTCCGGGCTCTGGGCGCCAAGGCCGTCCATCCCGATCCGACCGACCGGACGACGCCGAAGACCGCCGCGGTCTGCGTCTATCCGGACATGGTGGCGACCGCCAAGGAGGCCGTCGCCGGTTCCGGCGTGAAGGTCGCCTCGGTCGCCACCGCCTTCCCGGCCGGCCGCGCCGCGCTCGACGTGAAGCTCGCCGACGTGCGGGACGCGGTCGCCGCGGGGGCCGACGAGATCGACATGGTCATCGACCGCGGGGCGTTCCTCGCGGGCAAGTACCTCAAGGTGTACGACGAGATCCGCGCCGTGAAGGAGGCGAGCGGCAGCGCTCGGCTCAAGGTCATCTTCGAGACCGGCGAACTCTCGACGTACGACAACATCCGGCGTGCCAGCTGGATGGGCATGATGGCCGGTGCCGACTTCATCAAGACGTCGACCGGCAAGGTCGGCGTCAACGCCACTCCCGCGAACACCCTTTTGATGCTGGAGGCCGTCCGCGACTTCCGCGCCCAGACCGGGGTACAGATCGGTGTGAAGCCCGCCGGCGGGATCCGTACCACCAAGGACGCCGTGAAGTTCCTGGTGCTCGTGAACGAGACCGCGGGCGCGGACTGGCTGGACAACCACTGGTTCCGCTTCGGCGCCTCGAGCCTGCTCAACGACCTGCTGATGCAGCGTCAGAAGCTGACCACGGGACGCTACTCCGGCCCTGACTACGTGACGGTGGACTGACGATCATGACCACTAACCCCTTTGAGTACGCACCGGCTCCCGAGTCGCGTTCCGTCGTCGACATCGCGCCGAGCTACGGCCTGTTCATCGACGGAGAGTTCGTGGAAGCGGCGGACGGGAAGGTCTTCAAGACCGTCTCCCCCGCCACCGAGGAGGTCCTGTCCGAGGTCGCCCAAGCGGGCGCCGAGGACGTCGAGCGCGCCGTGCAGGCGGCGCGCAAGGCCTTCGCGAAGTGGTCCGCACTGCCGGGCGCCGAGCGCGCCAAGTACCTGTTCCGGATCGCCCGGATCATCCAGGAGCGCAGCCGCGAGCTGGCCGTCCTGGAGACCCTGGACAACGGAAAGCCGATCAAGGAGACCCGCGACGCGGACCTCCCGCTGGTCGCCGCGCACTTCTTCTACTACGCGGGCTGGGCCGACAAGCTCGACCACGCGGGGTACGGCGCGAACCCGCGTCCGCTGGGCGTGGCCGGGCAGGTCATCCCGTGGAACTTCCCGCTGCTCATGCTGGCGTGGAAGATCGCCCCGGCGCTCGCGACCGGTAACACGGTCGTCCTGAAGCCCGCCGAGACGACCCCGCTCTCCGCGCTCTTCTTCGCCGACATCTGCCGCCAGGCCGGCCTGCCGAAGGGTGTCGTCAACATCCTTCCCGGGTACGGCGACGCGGGCGCGGCCCTGGTCGAGCACCCGGACGTCAACAAGGTCGCCTTCACCGGCTCGACCGCCGTGGGCAAGGCGATCGCGCGCTCGGTGGCGGGCACCGACAAGAAGGTCACCCTGGAGCTGGGCGGCAAGGGCGCCAACATCGTCTTCGACGACGCCCCGATCGACCAGGCCGTGGAAGGCATCGTCACCGGCATCTTCTTCAACCAGGGCCAGGTCTGCTGTGCGGGCTCCCGTCTCCTCGTACAGGAGTCGGTGCAGGAGGAAGTACTGGACGCGCTGAAGCGCCGCCTGAGCACCCTGCGCCTGGGCGACCCGCTCGACAAGAACACCGACATCGGCGCGATCAACTCCGCCGAGCAGCTCGCCCGCATCACCGCGCTCACCGAGCAGGGCGAGGCGGAGGGCGCCGAGCGCTGGTCGGCGCCGTGCGAACTGCCCGGCTCCGGCTACTGGTTCGCGCCGACCCTCTTCACCGGCGTCACGCAGGCGCACACCATCGCGCGGGACGAGATCTTCGGTCCGGTGCTTTCGGTGCTGACGTTCCGTACGCCGGACGAGGCCGTCGCCAAGGCCAACAACTCGCAGTACGGGCTGTCGGCCGGCATCTGGACCGAGAAGGGGTCGCGGATTCTCGCGGTCGCGAACAAGCTCCGGGCCGGGGTCGTCTGGGCCAACACGTTCAACAAGTTCGACCCGACCTCGCCGTTCGGCGGCTACAAGGAGTCGGGCTTCGGCCGCGAGGGTGGCCGACACGGTCTGGAGGCCTACCTCGATGTCTGAGAAGTCCGAGACGACGCGACTTAGTGTCTTCAAGACCTACAAGCTGTACGTCGGGGGCAAGTTCCCCCGCTCCGAGAGCGGCCGGGTGTACGAGGTGAGCGACTCGAAGGGCAAGTGGCTGGCCAACGCCCCGCTGGCGTCCCGCAAGGACGCCCGGGACGCCGTGGTCGCCGCGCGCAAGGCCTTCGGCGGCTGGGCGGGCG
Proteins encoded in this window:
- a CDS encoding PH domain-containing protein, producing the protein MTSSDSQPSGSAEDPSGDPQDPKASGAKAAASEQAYADHAFRSGAAMTGGVLLLALALWLGGDAVIRGEGRTPWLALAGLLLAVPLVVAFTLRPAVYANETRLRVRNPFRTITMPWATVESLTAAYSSEVVAEGQKYQMWAIPVSLRARKKAARGTGRPSRREVSDPHLRVPAAAPEGPVRAPSDQALADLRELQEMNEKRPEAQGSVVVRWTYEVIAPCVAGAVLLAVLLVVG
- the deoC gene encoding deoxyribose-phosphate aldolase — translated: MPSTAHAAYDDVTASDSSLRRFLHGLPGVDAVGLEARAASLGTRSIKTTAKAYAIDLAISMIDLTTLEGADTPGKVRALGAKAVHPDPTDRTTPKTAAVCVYPDMVATAKEAVAGSGVKVASVATAFPAGRAALDVKLADVRDAVAAGADEIDMVIDRGAFLAGKYLKVYDEIRAVKEASGSARLKVIFETGELSTYDNIRRASWMGMMAGADFIKTSTGKVGVNATPANTLLMLEAVRDFRAQTGVQIGVKPAGGIRTTKDAVKFLVLVNETAGADWLDNHWFRFGASSLLNDLLMQRQKLTTGRYSGPDYVTVD
- a CDS encoding aldehyde dehydrogenase family protein, whose amino-acid sequence is MTTNPFEYAPAPESRSVVDIAPSYGLFIDGEFVEAADGKVFKTVSPATEEVLSEVAQAGAEDVERAVQAARKAFAKWSALPGAERAKYLFRIARIIQERSRELAVLETLDNGKPIKETRDADLPLVAAHFFYYAGWADKLDHAGYGANPRPLGVAGQVIPWNFPLLMLAWKIAPALATGNTVVLKPAETTPLSALFFADICRQAGLPKGVVNILPGYGDAGAALVEHPDVNKVAFTGSTAVGKAIARSVAGTDKKVTLELGGKGANIVFDDAPIDQAVEGIVTGIFFNQGQVCCAGSRLLVQESVQEEVLDALKRRLSTLRLGDPLDKNTDIGAINSAEQLARITALTEQGEAEGAERWSAPCELPGSGYWFAPTLFTGVTQAHTIARDEIFGPVLSVLTFRTPDEAVAKANNSQYGLSAGIWTEKGSRILAVANKLRAGVVWANTFNKFDPTSPFGGYKESGFGREGGRHGLEAYLDV